TGCTCGTCGCGCGCGGGCTCACCAACAGCCAGATCGCCGAGGCGTCGTTCGTCTCGGAGTCGACCGTGAAGACGCACGTGCAGGGGGTGCTCGCGAAGCTCGGCCTCCGGAGCCGCCTGCAGGTCGTCGTCTTCGCCCATGAGAGAGGACTGGTGCGCTCGTGAACGCATCCCCCATCCGCGCGTCCGCCGGGCGCCTGGCCCGCCGCATCCGCACCCCGCGCGGCGTCGTCGCCATCGTGGTCGCCGCGGGCCTCGTCGGCGTCGCCGTCGCGAACGCGCCGGCGCCCCGCACCGAGCCGGTCGCGGATCCGACTGCGCGCGACGCGGCCGCGTGGACCATGCCGCTCGACGCGACCGTGGGCGTCCCGATGGACGCGATCGACGTCGCGGAGGACATCCGCCTGCGTCCGTGCCTCGCCGCGCAGGGCATCGCGGACGAGGCGCCCGCGCTCGACCCGGCGGTGCTCCTCGCCCCGGCGTCGCACGCGGACGGCCGCCTCGTCGCCCCGCCGCTCGACGAGGGGCGCGCCGCCCGGTACGGCCACGGGCCGGTGGTGGATCCGGCGCGCGCCGAGCTGCGGGAGCGGCGGACGGCGCGCAACGGCGACCCCGCCCGGGGGCGCGCGCTCGACGCGTGCCTCCCCGGCGTGCGCGAGGGCATCTGGGCGAGCGCCTCGACGAACCAGGGCATCCAGATGCGCGCGCTCGAGCTGCGTGCCGACGCCCGGGAGCGCGCCCTCCGCGACCCCGCGGTCGGCGCGGCGGCCGACGCCTGGCGCGGCTGCCTGGCCGGGTCCTCCGCCGACGAGCTCCGTGACCGGGGACGCCCGCTGCCCGAGGATCCGATGACCCTGCTCGAGCCCGAGCACGCCGACGCACCCTCCGAGGACATCGCGCTCGCCCGCGCCGACGCCTCCTGCCAGGCGTCGACGGGCTACCGCGCCGCCCTGTACGACGCGCAGTGGCGCGAGGAGTCGCTCGTGACCGAGGCCGACGCGGCCCTGTTCTCCTCGGGGCGCGCCCGGCAGGTCGCGGCGACCACCGCCGCCGTGCGGGAGGTGCTGCTCGCCGACCGCGGCTGAGGACCGGGCCTCCCACTCCGCCTCCGCAGGAGCAGGTCGCCCCGCGCGACGGGGCGGCCCGCGCCGTCGGATACCGTGGACGGGCCCGTCCGCCCGATCCCGTCGGGCCCCGCCTGCCCCGAGGAGCCCCCATGCGCGCCGTCGTCTACGAGCGGTTCGGCGAGACGCCCGTCGTCCGCGAGCTGCCGGATCCCGTCCCCTCCCCCCGCGGCGTCGTCGTCCGCGTCGAGGCCACGGGCGTCTGCCGCAGCGACGCGCACGGCTGGCTCGGGCACGACGACGGGATCGCCCTCCCGCAGGTGCCGGGCCACGAGCTCGTCGGGCGGATCCACGCCGCGGGCCCCGAGGTCACGCGCTTCCGGGTGGGCGACCGCGTCACCGTGCCGTTCGTCTGCGCGTGCGGCCGCTGCGAGGAGTGCCGCGCCGGCAACGGGCAGGTGTGCCGGAACCAGACGCAGCCCGGCTTCACGCACTGGGGGTCCTTCGCCGAGCTGGTCGCGCTGCACGACGCCGACGTGAACCTCATCCCCGTCCCCGAGGACCTCGACGCGGGCGCCGCCGCGCTCCTCGGCTGCCGCTTCGCCACCGCCTTCCGCGGCCTCGTGCACCGCGCCCGGCTCGAGCGCGGCGAGCGCCTCGTCGTCGTCGGCTGCGGCGGGGTCGGGCTCAGCGCCGTGATGATCGGCGTCGCCGTCGGCGCGGAGGTCATCGCGGTCGACATCGACCCGGCCGCCCTCGCGCGCGCCGCCGAGGTGGGCGCGGCCCGCACGATCGACTCGTCCGGGCTGTCCGAGGCGGAGGTGCTCGCCGCGATCCGCGCCGTCGCGCCCGACGGCGCGCAGGTGTCGGTGGAGGCGCTCGGCCGCGAGTCCACGCTGCGGCTGAGCCTGCTCGCGCTCGCGCCGCTGGGACGGCAGGTGCAGATCGGCCTGTTCGCGAGCGAGCCGACGGTGCCCGTGCCGACCATCATCGGCCAGGAGCTGAGCCTGCACGGCAGCCACGGCATGCCCGCCCACGACTACGCGGAGCTGATGGCGCTCGTGGCGTCCGGCGCCCTCCGCCCGGAGCTGCTCATCGAGCACCGGATCCCGCTCGACGACGCCCCGGCCGCGCTCGAGGCGCTCGCGTCGGGCGACCGCTCGGCGGGGATCACGCTGGTCGAGGTGGGCTGAGGGCGCCGCACGGCGCCTCCCCGCTCATCGGCCTGCGATGCTGGCGGGGTGACCCCGTCCCCCGCGCGCCGCTCCCCCGGGACGACGGCCGGGGGCGCGCTCCCCCGTCCGGTGCGCGTGGGCTACGGCGGCGCCCTCGCCGGGCTGGTGCTCCTCGACGCGGCGCTGTCCGGATCCGTCGGGCAGGCCGCGTACCTCCTCGCGGTGGTCGCGCTGGCCGTGCTCATCGCGCGTCGGACCGTCCCCGCGTGGACCGTCGGCGCCCTCTCCGCGGCCGCGACGCTGGCCACGCTCGCCACCGCGGCCCTCGCGCCCGCCGGGATCCGCGCGCCCTTCGCCCTGAGCGAGGGCCTCGTGCTGCTCGTCGCGGTGATCACGACCACGCGCCGGGCCGCCGGCGCACGCGGCGCGGCCGCGGTCGCGCTCGTGGCGCTCGCGACCGTGGCCCTCCCGGTGCGGCTGCTGTCGGCGGACGCCCCCACCTTCGGGATCCTGCTGGTCGCCGTGGTCGCGTGCGCGCTCGCCGTCGGCGTCACGCTGCGGAACGCCGACGCGGAGCGCCGCCTCGCCCTCGCCGTGGCGACGCAGCGCGAGCGCGACGGGCTCGCGCGCGACCTGCACGACGACTTCACGAACCGGGTGACCGGGATGATCCTGCTGGCCCAGGCCGCCCGCCGCCGCGCGGACGCCCCCGGCAGCGCGCTCGACGCGGAGCTCGCGGGCATGGAGGAGGCCGGCGGCCAGGCGCTCGCGAGCATGCGGCGCTGGGTGCGGACGTTGCGCGACACCGGCGTGGAGCGCGATCCCGAGCTCACCGACGACCCCGACGACGGGATCCGCGCGCTCCTCGACCGCTGGGAGTCCGCCGCCCCCGGTCGCCGCGCGGAGCTGGACGACACGACGCGCGCGCCCGTGCCGGCGGAGGTGCGGGCGACGGCGGCGCGGATCGTGCAGGAGTCCGTGACGAACGCGACGCGGCACGCGCCTGGCGCCGACCGGATCCGGGTGGCGCTCGCGGAGGATCCCGACCGGGACGCCGTCGTCGTCACCGTCGTGAGCCCCCTCGACCCGGCGGGCGCGGGCGCCGACCCGGTGCCCGGCTCCCCGGGCCTCGGCCTCGTCGGCATGCGCGAGCGCGCCGCCATCCTCGGCGGGACCCTCGAGGCCGGCGTCGTCGACCGCACCTGGACCGTGCGCGCGACGCTCCCCCGGGACGCCGGCGCATGACGATCCGCGTGCTGCTCGCCGACGACCACCCCTCGGTGCTCCGCGGCCTCGAGGGGATCCTCGCGCCCGAGCCTGACATCGAGGTGGTCGCGTCCTGCGCCGATGGCCTCGAGGCCCTCGAGGCGGCCCAGCGGCTGCGGCCCGACGTCGCCGTCGTCGACATCCGCATGCCGCGCATGGACGGGCTCGAGCTCACGCGGCTGCTCGCCGGATCCCGGGCGCGCGTCCCCGTGAAGGTGGTGGTCGCGACGACCTTCGACCTCGACGAGTACGTCTACGGCGCGCTCCGCGCGGGCGCCTCCGGCTTCCTCCTCAAGGACGCGGGCGCCGGCCTCCTCGTCGAGGCCGTGCGGGCCGCGCACTCCGGTGACCAGCTGATCAGCCCGTCGGTGACCGTGCGCCTGCTGCGGCACCTCGCGCCGCGGTCGGCGACGACGCTGCACCCCGACCTCACCGCGCGCGAGATCGAGGTGGCCGAGCTCGTCGGCCGCGGGCTCACCAACGCGGAGGTCGGGGCGGAGCTCGTCATCTCGCTCGGCACGGTGAAGTCGCACCTCGGATCCCTCCAGGCGAAGCTCGACGCCCGGAACCGCGTGGAGATCGCCGCCTGGGCGTGGAGCTCGGGGCTGCTGCGGCCCTGAGGCGAGGGCGCTGCGGCGAGGGCACTGCGGTAAGGGCGCGACCGCGAGGCGACGCCGTGCTGCGATGCCGCGGTCGCCGCAGACCGGCCGAACGGCCGATGCCGCCCCGCGCGCGCCGCCCGAGCATGGATCACGGCGGTCGGCCCGAGACGCGGACCCCGCCGACGAGAGGCCCGCATGACCACCACGCCACCCCGCCCGCCCGCGACGCGGCCCGCCGCCGACGCCGGCCCCGACGCCGCCCCGGCCTCCCGCGTCACCGGCCGCGTCGCCGCCCTCGACGTGATCCGCGGGGTCGCGCTCTGCGGCATCATGCTCGTGAACATCGGCCCGCAGACGCGCTTCGGCACCGCGGCCGGCTTCTACGAGATGGCCGCGCTCGGATCCACCAGCGGCTGGCTCCAGCTCCTCGTGCAGCAGCGCTTCTTCCCCGTGTTCGCGCTGCTGTTCGGCATCGGCTTCGCGCTCATCGTCGAGTCCGCCGAGCGCCGGTCGGCCCGCCCGCGGGTCGTGCTGCTCCGGCGCCTGCTGATCCTGCTCGCGATCGCCATCCCGTTCGAGTTCCTGCAGCACGGATCGGCGCTCCTGCCGTACGCGCTCGCCGGCCTCGTGGTGCTGCTGCCGAGCACGTGGCTGCCGCGCTCCCTGACGGCCGTGGCCGCGGTCGCGCTCGTCGTGGTCAGCGTGGTCGTGGCCGGCGGCGGGCTGACGCTCGTGCCGGGCATGCTCCTCGCCGGTTCCGCCCTGACGCGCTACGGCGTGGTGGCGGCGATCGGGCGGTCGCGGCGCGGATCCGCCGTGGTGCTCGTCGTCGCGCTCCTGGCCGCCGCGCCACTCCTCGCCTGGCAGGTCACGACCATCGCCGACTCCGGCTTCAGCACGGAGTCGGCAGCTGCCGGTCTCGCCCTCGCCGCCGCGTACGTCGCGCTCCTGTCGCTGCTCATGACGACCCGCGCGGCCCGCGCCCTCGAGGCCGTGTTCGCGCCGCTCGGCCGGATGGCGCTCACCAACTACGTGGCGGGCGCGCCGCTCATGCTCGCGGCGGGGGCCCTGCTCGACCTGCCGCACGCCACGTCGTGGACGCCCATGCTGCTCGCGGTCGTCGTGATCCTCGCGGTGCAGGCCGCTGCGAGCGCGCTGTGGCTCCGCGCCTTCACGCAGGGGCCGCTGGAGTGGCTGTGGCGCTGGGGCACCTGGGGCACGCGGGCGCCGTTCCGCCGGGCGGGCTGACGGGGATCGGCGGACGCGGCGGGCCGGCGGATGCCCACCCCCGCCTCCGCCGGTCGCTCGCGGTCGCGGACTAGAGCGCGCCCTGCAGCTCCGACCCGGCCGGGATGGGCGCCAGCCGCGTGACGACGGCCGGCCCCGTGATGAGGCCCGCGAGCGACGCGCCCATGCGCGCGACCGCCTCGCCCGCGCCGTGCGCGTCGAGGGCCTCCCCCGACGACCACTTCTCGAGCATCACGATGGTGCCGTCGGGGGCGTCGTGGATCGCGTAGACCTCGCAGCCGTCCTCCTCGTGGACCTCGGCGATGCCGCGGGACAGGGCGGCGACCGCCTCGTCGTGCTTGCCCTCGACGGGCGTGAAGACGGCGGTGACGACGACGGGCTGGGACATGGGATCTCCTGTGTTCGGGGTGGGACGGACGACGTGGGCGGGTTCGCTCACGGACGCGGGATGTTGCGCAGGTTCGAGCGGGCGAGCTTCACGGCCTCGCCGACGCCGCCGTTCATCACGATCTTCGACATGGAGAGCGCGAAGCCCTTCACCTGCGCGGCGGTGATCTCGGGCGGGATCGACAGCGCCATCGGGTCGGTCACGAGGTCGACGAGCGCGGGGCCGTCGTGCGCGAACGCGGCCTCGAGGGCGCCGCGGATGTCGGTCGGGTCCTCGACGCGCTGGGAGTGGATCCCGAGCGCCGCCGCGACCGCCGCGTAGTCGACCATGGGCACGTCGACCCCGAAGTCGGGGATCCCGTCGACGAGCATCTCGACCTTCACGAGCCCGAGCGTCGAGTTGTTGAACACGACGACCTTCACCGGCAGCCCGTACGCGGCGACCGTCACGAGCTCGCCCATCAGCATGGACAGCCCGCCGTCGCCCGAGATGGAGACGACCTGGCGCCCGGGGTGCGCGATCTGCGCGCCGATCGCCATCGGGAGCGCGTTCGCCATCGAGCCGTGCACGAGCGAGCCGAGCATCCGCCGCCGGCCGTTCGGGGTGAGGTAGCGCGCGCTCCAGACGTTGCACATGCCGGTGTCGCTGAGGAACACGGCGTCGTCGGCCGCGACCTCGTCGAGGACGCTGGCCGCGTACTCGGGGTGGATCGGCTTCAGCTTCTCGGCCTTCGAGGTGTACGCGCCGACGACCTGGTCCACCTTCTTCTCCTGCTCCTCGAGCAGCTCCTCCAGGAAGCGCCGGTCGGTCTTCCGCTCGACGAGCGGCAGGACCGCGCGGATCGTGGAGAGCGCGTCGCCGTGGATCGCGATGTCGACGTCGGTGCGGCGGCCGAGGCGCTCGGGCGCGATGTCGATCTGCGCCGTGCGCACCTCCTTGCCGGGCAGGAACTGGTCGTAGGGGAAGTCGGTGCCGATGAGGATCAGCAGGTCGGCGCCCGAGATGCCGGCGGCCGCCGCGCCGTAGCCGATGAGGCCCGTCATGCCGACGTCGAACGGGTTGTCCTGCTGGATCACGTCCTTGCCGCGCAGCGAGTGGCCGACGGGCGCGGCGATCCTGTCGGCCAGCTCCATGAGCTCGGCGTGCGCGGACCCCGCGCCCCGCCCCGCGAAGATCGCGACGCGCTCCGCCTCGTCGATGGCGGCGGCGAGCGCGCGCACGTCCTCCTCGGCCGGCACGATCGCGGGACGGCGCGGCAGCGAGAACGCGGGCGCCTCGCCCTCCGCCTCGAACTCGGCCACGTCGCCCGGCAGCGTGATGACGCTGACGCCGCCGAGCGCGAGGGAGTGCCGCATGGCCTGGTCGACGACGCGGGGCGCCTGGACGGCGGTCGAGATCATCTCCGTGTAGTGCGAGCACTCGACGAAGAGGCGGTCGGGGTGGGTCTCCTGGAAGTAGCCGGAGCCGATCTGGTTCGTGGTGATGTGGCTGGCGATGGCGAGCACGGGCGCGCCCGAGCGGTGCGCGTCGTAGAGGCCGTTGATGAGGTGGAGGTGGCCGGGTCCGCAGGATCCCGCGCATACGGCGAGCTTGCCGGTGAGCTGCGCCTCGGCGGAGGCGGCGAACGCGCCCGCCTCCTCGTGCCGCACGTGGATCCAGTCGATGCCGCCCTTGCGGCTCCCGCCCGTGCGCCGCACGGCGTCCACGACGGGGTTGAGGCTGTCGCCGACGACCCCGTAGATGCGGCTCACCCCCGCCTCGATGAGCTGGGCGATGAGCTGGTCGGCGACCGTGCGTGCCATGGGGTGTCCTTCCGTCGGTGGATCCAGTCAATACCCGCCGCCTCCGCGCGACCTCCGGGTGCGGGCGCTCCGCGACGCGCGCTCCGGGAATGCGGCCGGACCGGGCGCGTTGACCCTCAGGTGACCGACACGACGACCGATGCCGCCCGCTCCGACGCCACCGACCCCGACGACCTCGCCCGCTACGAGGCCTGGCACCGCGCGCGCCTCGCCGCGGTGACGAGCCCGTTCGGCAGCCTCGCGCTCATCCAGACGACGTGGCTCGCCCCCGGCCAGGAGGTCAGCGACCTCGAGGCGCTCGACGGGCAGCCCGACACCGTGCAGCTCACCCGCATCGAGCGCACGTCGCTCGAGACCGGCGAGCCCGAGCACGGCTACCGGCTGTGGGACGCGGCGAGCCCCCGGAACCGCGCGTTCGAGGACATCGAGGTCTACCCGTACGCGCCCGAGTGGATCCTCGAGGGCCGCTTCGAGCGCGTCGACGACGACCGCGTGATCCCGTTCGAGCACATCGCCGACCAGGGCCGCACGCGCGAGCTGCCCGTGCCGGGCGACATCGTGGTGGAGATCGAGGGCCAGGAGGTGCGCCTCAGCGCCTTCGCCGACGGCGACCGCCTCCAGCTCGTCTTCGCCGACGCGACCACCGGCCACGAGAGCTACGCGCCCAGCCGCTTCCTCTTCCTCCCCCGCCCGGACGGCGACGGACCCGTGACCCTCGACTTCACGCGCGCCGTCGTCCCGCCCTGCGGCTTCTCCGACTGGATGAACTGCCCGCTCCCGCCCGCCGGCAACCGCCTGACCGCGGCCGTCCGCGCCGGCGAGCGCCGCGTGGTCTACCGCGACGAGGCCTGAGCCGCCGGGGCGTCCGCGCCGTCACGGGCGCGAGGAGCCGACGGCGGGGCGCTTCCTCGCCGTGGTCGATCCCGCACCGGCAGCTCGCGCCGTCGGCGGCTCAGGCCGTCGGCAGCTCGACGCCCGCCGCCCACGCTCGGGAGACCGCGAGGTCGGGCGTGAGCGCGACGACGTCGCCTGTGGAGCCCGCGCGCAGCAGCCCCAGTCGGTCGCCGAGGCCGAGCGCCCGGGCCGGCACGGCGGTGAGCGCCGCGACCGCCGCGGGCAGGCCGAGGCCGACCTCGCGCACGGCGATGCGCAGCGCCGCGTCCTGCGTGAGGGTCGACCCGGCGATCGTGTGGGAGCCCGCGAGACGGGCGATGCCGGCGGCGACCACGACCTCGAGCGCGCCGAGGCGGTAGCGCCCGTCCGCGGATCCGGCCGCCGCCATCGCGTCGGTGACGAGCGCGACGCGGCCCGGCGCCTCCCGGAGGAGCAGCCCGGCGACCGCGGGCGCGACGTGCACGCCGTCGAGGATCAGCTCCAGCGTCACCCGCTCGTCGGCGAGCGCCGCCATGATCGGCCCGGGCTCGCGGTGGTGGATCCCCGGCATGGCGTTGAACGCGTGCGTCAGCACGGTCGCCCCCGCGTCGAACGCGGCCCGCGCGAGGTCGCCCGAGCACGTCGTGTGCCCGACGGCCGCGACCACGCCGGCCTCGACGAGCCGCCGGATCGCGTCGAGCGCGCCGTCGAGCTCCGGCGCGATGGTGACCTGCCGGAGCGCGCCCTCCCCCGCCTCCAGCAGGGCCTCGACGCGCGCTGGCGTCGGATCCACGAGGTGCTCGTGCGCGTGGGCCCCCGCCGCGTGCGGCGACAGGAACGGCCCCTCGAGGTGCGCGCCGAGCACGAGCGGGTCGTCGGCCATGACGGCGCGGATGCCCGTGAGCGAGCGCGCGAGGTCGGGCACCGGGTTGGCGACGAGGCTCAGCACCGACCGCGTCGTGCCGTGCCGCCGGTGCAGGGCGACGGCCGCGGGGATGCCGTCGGGCCCGTCGTCGTGGGATCCGCCCGCGCCGCCGTGCACGTGCAGGTCGACGAAGCCGGGGACGAGGGTGGCGTCGCCGAGGTCGACGATGCGGTCGGCGGGCGGCGCCTCGCGTCCGCTCCCGACGGCGACGATCGCACCGCCGTCGAGGAGGATCCACGCGTCGTCGGTCGTGCCGCGCTCGTCGACCGCGTGCGCCGCGCGGAGGAGCGTCGAGCCCGTCACGAGACCCGCTGCCAGGCGGGCTTGCCCGCGTGCGTGTGCCGGTAGTAGTCGGCGAGCGCGAGCCGCGACGCGGCGGCCTCGTCGACCACGACCACCGCGTGCTCGTGCAGCTGCAGCGCGCTGCCGGGCACGAACGCGGTGAGCGGCCCCTCGACGGCGGCGGCGACCGCGGCCGCCTTGCCCTCGCCCTGCGCGACCAGCACGAGCCGCCGCGCCTCGAGGATCGTGCCGAGCCCCTGCGTCATGCAGTGCGTGGGCACGTCGTCGAGCGCGT
This is a stretch of genomic DNA from Clavibacter zhangzhiyongii. It encodes these proteins:
- a CDS encoding zinc-dependent alcohol dehydrogenase family protein, whose amino-acid sequence is MRAVVYERFGETPVVRELPDPVPSPRGVVVRVEATGVCRSDAHGWLGHDDGIALPQVPGHELVGRIHAAGPEVTRFRVGDRVTVPFVCACGRCEECRAGNGQVCRNQTQPGFTHWGSFAELVALHDADVNLIPVPEDLDAGAAALLGCRFATAFRGLVHRARLERGERLVVVGCGGVGLSAVMIGVAVGAEVIAVDIDPAALARAAEVGAARTIDSSGLSEAEVLAAIRAVAPDGAQVSVEALGRESTLRLSLLALAPLGRQVQIGLFASEPTVPVPTIIGQELSLHGSHGMPAHDYAELMALVASGALRPELLIEHRIPLDDAPAALEALASGDRSAGITLVEVG
- a CDS encoding sensor histidine kinase — protein: MTPSPARRSPGTTAGGALPRPVRVGYGGALAGLVLLDAALSGSVGQAAYLLAVVALAVLIARRTVPAWTVGALSAAATLATLATAALAPAGIRAPFALSEGLVLLVAVITTTRRAAGARGAAAVALVALATVALPVRLLSADAPTFGILLVAVVACALAVGVTLRNADAERRLALAVATQRERDGLARDLHDDFTNRVTGMILLAQAARRRADAPGSALDAELAGMEEAGGQALASMRRWVRTLRDTGVERDPELTDDPDDGIRALLDRWESAAPGRRAELDDTTRAPVPAEVRATAARIVQESVTNATRHAPGADRIRVALAEDPDRDAVVVTVVSPLDPAGAGADPVPGSPGLGLVGMRERAAILGGTLEAGVVDRTWTVRATLPRDAGA
- a CDS encoding response regulator codes for the protein MTIRVLLADDHPSVLRGLEGILAPEPDIEVVASCADGLEALEAAQRLRPDVAVVDIRMPRMDGLELTRLLAGSRARVPVKVVVATTFDLDEYVYGALRAGASGFLLKDAGAGLLVEAVRAAHSGDQLISPSVTVRLLRHLAPRSATTLHPDLTAREIEVAELVGRGLTNAEVGAELVISLGTVKSHLGSLQAKLDARNRVEIAAWAWSSGLLRP
- a CDS encoding DUF418 domain-containing protein, which gives rise to MTTTPPRPPATRPAADAGPDAAPASRVTGRVAALDVIRGVALCGIMLVNIGPQTRFGTAAGFYEMAALGSTSGWLQLLVQQRFFPVFALLFGIGFALIVESAERRSARPRVVLLRRLLILLAIAIPFEFLQHGSALLPYALAGLVVLLPSTWLPRSLTAVAAVALVVVSVVVAGGGLTLVPGMLLAGSALTRYGVVAAIGRSRRGSAVVLVVALLAAAPLLAWQVTTIADSGFSTESAAAGLALAAAYVALLSLLMTTRAARALEAVFAPLGRMALTNYVAGAPLMLAAGALLDLPHATSWTPMLLAVVVILAVQAAASALWLRAFTQGPLEWLWRWGTWGTRAPFRRAG
- a CDS encoding putative quinol monooxygenase, with translation MSQPVVVTAVFTPVEGKHDEAVAALSRGIAEVHEEDGCEVYAIHDAPDGTIVMLEKWSSGEALDAHGAGEAVARMGASLAGLITGPAVVTRLAPIPAGSELQGAL
- a CDS encoding pyruvate dehydrogenase, whose protein sequence is MARTVADQLIAQLIEAGVSRIYGVVGDSLNPVVDAVRRTGGSRKGGIDWIHVRHEEAGAFAASAEAQLTGKLAVCAGSCGPGHLHLINGLYDAHRSGAPVLAIASHITTNQIGSGYFQETHPDRLFVECSHYTEMISTAVQAPRVVDQAMRHSLALGGVSVITLPGDVAEFEAEGEAPAFSLPRRPAIVPAEEDVRALAAAIDEAERVAIFAGRGAGSAHAELMELADRIAAPVGHSLRGKDVIQQDNPFDVGMTGLIGYGAAAAGISGADLLILIGTDFPYDQFLPGKEVRTAQIDIAPERLGRRTDVDIAIHGDALSTIRAVLPLVERKTDRRFLEELLEEQEKKVDQVVGAYTSKAEKLKPIHPEYAASVLDEVAADDAVFLSDTGMCNVWSARYLTPNGRRRMLGSLVHGSMANALPMAIGAQIAHPGRQVVSISGDGGLSMLMGELVTVAAYGLPVKVVVFNNSTLGLVKVEMLVDGIPDFGVDVPMVDYAAVAAALGIHSQRVEDPTDIRGALEAAFAHDGPALVDLVTDPMALSIPPEITAAQVKGFALSMSKIVMNGGVGEAVKLARSNLRNIPRP
- a CDS encoding DUF1684 domain-containing protein — its product is MTDTTTDAARSDATDPDDLARYEAWHRARLAAVTSPFGSLALIQTTWLAPGQEVSDLEALDGQPDTVQLTRIERTSLETGEPEHGYRLWDAASPRNRAFEDIEVYPYAPEWILEGRFERVDDDRVIPFEHIADQGRTRELPVPGDIVVEIEGQEVRLSAFADGDRLQLVFADATTGHESYAPSRFLFLPRPDGDGPVTLDFTRAVVPPCGFSDWMNCPLPPAGNRLTAAVRAGERRVVYRDEA
- the nagA gene encoding N-acetylglucosamine-6-phosphate deacetylase — its product is MTGSTLLRAAHAVDERGTTDDAWILLDGGAIVAVGSGREAPPADRIVDLGDATLVPGFVDLHVHGGAGGSHDDGPDGIPAAVALHRRHGTTRSVLSLVANPVPDLARSLTGIRAVMADDPLVLGAHLEGPFLSPHAAGAHAHEHLVDPTPARVEALLEAGEGALRQVTIAPELDGALDAIRRLVEAGVVAAVGHTTCSGDLARAAFDAGATVLTHAFNAMPGIHHREPGPIMAALADERVTLELILDGVHVAPAVAGLLLREAPGRVALVTDAMAAAGSADGRYRLGALEVVVAAGIARLAGSHTIAGSTLTQDAALRIAVREVGLGLPAAVAALTAVPARALGLGDRLGLLRAGSTGDVVALTPDLAVSRAWAAGVELPTA